The DNA segment GTCGTCATTGAACACGCGGTAAGCCGAAAGCTTGGCCAGCAAGGCATCGGCTTCCTTTTCGCTGTCGCCGCGCTCGGCGCACAGCAATACCAGCAGGCCGGCGCCAATCGCGCCGACAAGCTCGCCGTCGACGCTGACACTGGCTTGCGCCACGCGTTGCAGCAAAGCGATCATGCCGCCTGCCTTACGCCAGCGTGACGCGGGCGAACTTGCGTTTGCCGACCTGGACCACAAAGGTTCCCACATCCACCTTCAAGCCCTTGTCGCTGACAGCGGCGCCATCGATGCGCACGCCGCCCTGCTCGACCATGCGCAAGGCTTCCGAAGTTGAAGCGCACAGGTTGGCTTGCTTTAACAACTGCCCAATGCCCAGCGGGGCGCCGGCCAGGCGCACTTCCGGGATCTCGTCGGGAATGCCGCCTTTTGCCCGATTGTCGAAATCGGCCAGGGCATCGGCTGCCGCCTGCGCCGAATGGAAGCGCGTGACGATTTCCTGCGCCAGCAGCACCTTGATGTCGCGCGGATTGCGCCCTTCTTCCGTCGACTTCTTGAATGCGGCGATTTCTTCCAGCGGCCGGAACGACAGCAATTCGTAATAGCGCCACATCATCGTGTCGGAAATACTCATCACCTTGGCAAACATGGTATTGGCCGGCTCGGTGATGCCAATGTAGTTGCCCTTGGACTTGGACATCTTTTCCACGCCATCCAGGCCTTCCAAGAGCGGCATGGTCAGGATGCACTGCGGTTCCTGGCCGCTTTCCTTTTGCAGCTCGCGGCCCACCAGCAAATTGAATTTCTGGTCGGTGCCGCCGAGTTCCAGGTCCGAACGCAGCGCCACCGAGTCGTAGCCCTGCATCAGCGGATACAGCAATTCATGCACCGAGATCGGCGTGCCGGCCTTCAGGCGCTTGGTGAAATCGTCGCGCTCGAGGATGCGCGCCACCGTGTATTTGGCCGCCAGCTGGATCATGCCGGCCGCGCCCAGCGCGTCACACCATTCGGAGTTGTAGCGGATCTCGGTGCGGTCCTTGTCGAGCACCAGGCTGGCTTGGGCGAAGTAGGTGCGGGCATTTTGCTCGATCTGCTCGCGGGTCAGCGGCGGCCGCGTGATATTGCGCCCGGAAGGATCGCCAATCATCGAGGTG comes from the Janthinobacterium sp. 17J80-10 genome and includes:
- the tyrS gene encoding tyrosine--tRNA ligase, with amino-acid sequence MKDSAAVQQTPALSDAVKQALAVTKRGIDELLIESEYIQKLVRAEQTGKPLRIKLGLDPTAPDLHLGHTVVLNKLRQLQDLGHQVIFLIGDFTSMIGDPSGRNITRPPLTREQIEQNARTYFAQASLVLDKDRTEIRYNSEWCDALGAAGMIQLAAKYTVARILERDDFTKRLKAGTPISVHELLYPLMQGYDSVALRSDLELGGTDQKFNLLVGRELQKESGQEPQCILTMPLLEGLDGVEKMSKSKGNYIGITEPANTMFAKVMSISDTMMWRYYELLSFRPLEEIAAFKKSTEEGRNPRDIKVLLAQEIVTRFHSAQAAADALADFDNRAKGGIPDEIPEVRLAGAPLGIGQLLKQANLCASTSEALRMVEQGGVRIDGAAVSDKGLKVDVGTFVVQVGKRKFARVTLA